The Arachis duranensis cultivar V14167 chromosome 2, aradu.V14167.gnm2.J7QH, whole genome shotgun sequence genome has a window encoding:
- the LOC107475716 gene encoding putative disease resistance RPP13-like protein 1, which produces MAQGFISSSDQDGDDMEKQAWRCIKELLDRYIFEESKIDDNGNFKFRLEGRMGDFVKFYVGGEYQSRFLDYYYDKEPTQKGLITRHYTLNVGVQASLPESIPRAEKLHTLMILSDQYSFPDPINTANLLRRTKRLRALHLSSCSIKELPQNIAHLLHLRYLDLSFNHDLKKLPKAICSLLHLQTLNLNGCDSLQKLPKDIGKLVNLLYLEILWTTSLSYLPKGIATLTMLRRLNRFFGNSSANNSKACNLGDLENLNKIRGHITIDGLGAEADVSGAKKASLKNKKDLLGLELWFSFVGSQRKDEAVLEALEAPPRLQGLGIFYYQGESFPNWMTALQNLTHVMLADCSNCSDLPPLGKLLALQSLTIKNMSEVNMVGSGFLGIQLNNAGAGAESSGSSSSEAFPKLQELCFEKLNNWENWIGIGDDGDCAKVIMPSLSSLSIINCSKLRTIPNYIKLKTNLSGGIKRCPSLDLSQHQLSSIFQGTTTTDKVRSS; this is translated from the coding sequence ATGGCACAAGGATTCATTTCTTCTTCAGATCAAGATGGAGACGATATGGAGAAACAAGCTTGGAGATGCATAAAAGAATTGTTAGATCGTTACATCTTTGAAGAATCAAAAATAGATGATAATGGTAACTTCAAGTTCAGATTGGAGGGCCGGATGGGAGACTTTGTCAAATTCTATGTAGGAGGCGAATACCAAAGCAGGTTCcttgattattattatgacaAGGAGCCTACCCAGAAGGGTCTCATCACGCGGCATTATACCTTAAATGTTGGAGTTCAAGCTTCTTTGCCAGAGTCCATTCCAAGGGCAGAGAAACTCCACACTTTGATGATTTTGTCCGATCAGTATTCCTTTCCAGATCCAATAAACACTGCTAATCTACTACGCCGTACCAAAAGGCTCAGGGCGCTACACTTGAGCTCATGTTCCATAAAAGAGCTTCCACAAAACATAGCACACTTGCTTCATCTAAGGTACCTTGACTTATCCTTCAATCATGATTTAAAGAAATTGCCTAAAGCAATATGTAGTTTGCTTCACTTGCAAACTCTAAATCTTAATGGATGTGATAGTCTTCAAAAGTTACCTAAAGACATTGGGAAATTAGTGAACCTACTATATCTTGAGATTCTTTGGACAACAAGTCTTAGCTACTTACCCAAGGGGATCGCGACTTTAACCATGCTCAGAAGATTGAATCGTTTCTTTGGCAATTCTAGTGCTAATAATAGCAAAGCTTGCAATCTTGGAGATTTGGAGAATCTAAACAAGATTAGAGGGCATATTACCATAGATGGGTTGGGTGCTGAAGCTGATGTCTCTGGTGCTAAAAAAGCAAGTCTGAAGAACAAGAAAGATTTGCTTGGCTTGGAACTCTGGTTTTCTTTTGTCGGATCCCAGCGAAAAGATGAAGCTGTGCTTGAAGCTTTGGAAGCGCCTCCTAGATTGCAAGGCCTTGGGATATTTTACTACCAAGGCGAATCATTCCCCAATTGGATGACAGCATTGCAGAATCTGACACATGTGATGCTAGCTGATTGTAGTAACTGCAGTGATCTGCCTCCTCTTGGAAAACTGTTAGCACTTCAATCACTTACCATAAAGAATATGTCCGAAGTGAACATGGTTGGTTCTGGATTTCTTGGAATTCAGTTGAACAATGCTGGTGCTGGTGCTGAAAGCTCCGGTTCCTCATCATCCGAGGCATTTCCAAAATTGCAAGAACTTTGCTTTGAAAAGCTGAATAATTGGGAAAACTGGATTGGAATAGGTGATGATGGTGATTGCGCAAAGGTCATCATGCCTTCGCTTTCTTCTTTGTCAATTATAAACTGCTCAAAACTAAGGACAATTCCAAACTACATAAAGCTGAAGACAAATTTGAGCGGTGGCATTAAAAGATGTCCTTCTCTTGATTTATCACAGCATCAG
- the LOC107475532 gene encoding putative disease resistance protein RGA1: MENRDTVIMAGAKVLENGKSHEVVNRRMWSRAREVLLAVLDVIEEAEKKQARDPEVKLWFEGVKDICYELTDVSEEFELVQQAKKLRFVGLRLLQHLKGRRKMKSILREFEALREEVGKLKLGSSSELPVPVNLHAPITPSNISGKELILGREAVIQDVISKLTDRHVYHPCISLVGESGIGKTAIARHVYESVRGKFHFATWVTVSKQFNVKRIVKSMLKGSGHEPVAAEMELLEAEIQNLTVDARCLIVLDDVFHLDPNRWFHLLSVLGPCSSMFLITTQMERVAELAESTIVFMRSLLDEDCWSIIKHHAFGDLKNESPVEWIFGQVGREIAKKCQGKPAVAKSVGNMLRGRSYEEWHQVLQIDRQWRDLRSSSMWNFSLMPPALRQCLLYCSIFPKNYSIQEDKLIKLWMAQGFIASDEDMMEIEGRKYVKQLRDCSAFQDGDGGLIMDEGMTDFIQDLAQNECRIMFLNEGTTAEEAGENRALTKPPHYRHCTLCLEDQTTFPDSIANAEKLHTLMVLSESSDIDSTNLASLLSRMKRIRALDLSSCTIQQLPLKAAELLHLRYLNLSFNHELKKLPSAISNLLNLQTLNLNGCNSLRKLPKSIGKLIKLRHLEILWTTSLSYLPKGIATLTLLRTLNRFFGSSGGASRSKACSLGDLENLNNIQEWITIDGLGGETEISEAKRAGLKNKKNLFGLELWFSIAGSEGNHQILLDNLKAPSQLQSLGIFHYGGSSFPNWIIELNGLKQLLLANCSECNVLPPLGKLPCLESLEIKNMPKVEMVGSEFLGIGLNHDDAGNEGSSSAIAFPRLQKLHFITLGRWKGWTGINGNGGDEKVMPLLSSLSVVNCESLRSLPDYIKKKENLKPVIEGCSRLPRPRRSKNR, encoded by the coding sequence ATGGAGAATCGTGACACAGTGATCATGGCGGGAGCAAAGGTGTTGGAGAATGGGAAATCTCACGAGGTGGTGAATAGGAGAATGTGGTCAAGGGCAAGAGAGGTATTGCTTGCTGTCCTTGATGTCATCGAAGAGGCAGAGAAAAAACAAGCGAGGGATCCAGAAGTGAAGCTGTGGTTCGAGGGCGTTAAAGATATATGCTACGAGTTAACGGATGTTTCAGAAGAATTTGAACTAGTGCAACAGGCAAAGAAGTTGCGCTTTGTAGGCCTCCGACTCCTTCAACACCTTAAGGGACGCCGTAAGATGAAAAGCATCCTTCGTGAATTTGAGGCCTTAAGAGAAGAGGTTGGTAAGTTGAAACTTGGTTCGAGCTCAGAACTACCGGTACCAGTAAATTTGCATGCGCCAATCACTCCGTCCAATATTTCCGGCAAAGAGCTCATCCTTGGTCGAGAAGCTGTAATTCAAGATGTAATTAGCAAGTTAACCGATCGTCATGTATATCATCCGTGCATATCCCTTGTTGGAGAAAGTGGAATAGGAAAGACTGCGATAGCCCGACATGTGTACGAAAGTGTGAGAGGTAAATTTCATTTCGCGACATGGGTAACTGTCTCTAAACAATTCAATGTTAAACGAATTGTGAAGTCTATGCTGAAAGGGAGCGGTCATGAACCCGTGGCCGCTGAAATGGAATTACTAGAAGCTGAGATTCAGAATTTAACTGTGGACGCGAGATGCCTTATTGTTCTGGACGATGTCTTCCACCTAGATCCAAACCGGTGGTTCCATCTTCTGAGTGTGCTGGGTCCATGCTCAAGTATGTTTTTGATAACCACACAGATGGAGAGGGTCGCAGAGTTAGCAGAATCCACAATCGTGTTCATGCGAAGTCTCCTCGACGAGGATTGCTGGTCAATTATCAAACACCATGCATTTGGTGATCTGAAGAATGAGTCACCCGTGGAATGGATTTTCGGCCAAGTTGGAAGAGAAATCGCAAAAAAGTGCCAGGGGAAGCCAGCTGTTGCTAAGTCTGTTGGTAATATGTTGCGTGGCAGATCTTATGAAGAATGGCATCAAGTACTGCAAATTGATAGGCAGTGGAGGGACTTGAGATCTTCATCCATGTGGAACTTTTCTTTAATGCCTCCTGCTTTGAGACAGTGCTTGTTATATTGCTCCATCTTCCCTAAGAATTACTCCATACAAGAAGACAAGCTCATCAAACTATGGATGGCACAGGGCTTTATTGCCTCCGACGAAGATATGATGGAAATAGAAGGTCGGAAATATGTCAAGCAACTGCGAGATTGCTCTGCCTTCCAAGATGGTGATGGTGGCCTCATAATGGACGAAGGAATGACTGACTTCATCCAAGATCTTGCTCAAAATGAATGCCGCATAATGTTTCTCAATGAAGGAACGACCGCGGAAGAGGCCGGAGAGAATCGTGCTTTGACAAAGCCTCCTCATTATCGTCATTGTACCCTATGTCTTGAAGATCAAACCACTTTTCCAGATTCAATTGCCAATGCAGAGAAACTACACACACTGATGGTTTTGTCTGAGTCTTCTGACATAGATTCAACAAATCTTGCCAGCCTTCTAAGTCGTATGAAGAGAATCAGGGCGTTAGATTTGAGCTCTTGCACAATACAACAGCTTCCATTGAAGGCAGCCGAATTGCTTCATCTAAGGTACCTTAATCTTTCTTTCAATCATGAGCTAAAGAAGTTGCCTTCTGCAATAAGTAATTTGCTTAATTTGCAAACATTAAATCTCAATGGATGCAATAGTCTTCGAAAACTACCAAAAAGTATAGGAAAATTGATCAAATTGCGACATCTTGAGATTCTCTGGACCACAAGCCTTAGCTACCTACCAAAAGGGATTGCAACCTTAACCTTGTTGAGAACTTTAAATCGATTCTTCGGGAGCAGTGGTGGTGCTAGCAGAAGCAAAGCATGCAGTCTTGGAGATTTGGAGAATCTGAACAATATTCAAGAGTGGATCACCATAGATGGATTGGGTGGCGAAACCGAAATTTCTGAAGCTAAAAGAGCAGGtctaaagaacaagaaaaatttgTTTGGCTTGGAACTGTGGTTTTCTATTGCAGGATCGGAGGGCAACCATCAGATCCTACTTGATAATTTAAAAGCACCTTCTCAATTGCAATCCCTTGGAATATTTCACTACGGAGGAAGTTCATTCCCCAACTGGAtcattgaattgaatggactaAAACAACTATTGCTTGCTAATTGTAGTGAATGCAATGTTTTGCCCCCTCTTGGGAAACTGCCATGCCTTGAATCACTTGAGATCAAGAATATGCCTAAGGTGGAGATGGTAGGTTCTGAATTTCTGGGAATAGGGTTAAACCATGATGATGCTGGCAACGAAGGCTCCTCGTCTGCAATTGCATTTCCCAGATTGCAAAAGCTTCACTTCATAACGTTGGGTCGCTGGAAAGGATGGACTGGAATCAATGGTAATGGTGGAGATGAGAAGGTTATGCCCCTACTATCTTCTTTGTCAGTTGTAAACTGTGAAAGCTTAAGATCTCTTCCTGACTAcataaagaagaaggaaaatttGAAACCAGTTATTGAAGGATGTTCTCGGCTACCAAGACCACGGAGAAgcaagaatagatga
- the LOC107475658 gene encoding uncharacterized protein LOC107475658: MLNGSNFKVWKDSVEIVLDCMDLNIALREEKPTSTLENLNEVKIEKWERSNRMSIMIMKCSISEAFRDSITEDKNAKQFLKDVKKFFTKNEKAAASSLLSKLVSMRYKSKGNIREYIIQMSHLASKLKALKLELFEDLLVHFILISLPAHFGQFKVSYNTLKDTWSLSELISHRVQEEEWLQQDKTESAHMASSSQYKRKRDTTVDAPSQQKKAKKQD; the protein is encoded by the coding sequence ATGCTGAATGgttcaaactttaaagtttggaaAGATAGTGTGGAGATCGTCCTCGATTGTATGGATCTGAATATAGCTCTTCGAGAGGAGAAGCCCACTTCCACTCTGGAAAATCTCAATGAGGTTAAAATAGAGAAGTGGGAGAGATCCAATCGAATGAGCATTATGATCATGAAATGCTCAATTTCTGAGGCGTTTCGGGACTCAATTACTGAGGATAAAAATGCCAAACAGTTCCTGAAAGATGttaaaaaattctttactaagaatgaaaaggcgGCGGCAAGTAGCCTGTTGAGCAAACTTGTCTCCATGAGGTATAAAAGTAAAGGGAACATAAGGGAGTACATTATACAAATGTCTCATCTTGCTTCAAAATTGAAAGCACTAAAGTTAGAGTTGTTTGAAGATTTACTCGTGCATTTCATTTTGATTTCCCTTCCTGCACACTTTGGGCAATTCAAAGTGAGTTATAACACTCTGAAGGACACTTGGTCCTTAAGTGAGCTTATATCTCACCGTGTGCAAGAAGAAGAGTGGCTACAGCAAGATAAGACTGAAAGTGCTCACATGGCTTCATCTTCTCAGTATAAAAGAAAGCGTGATACTACTGTGGATGCGCCTTCTCAGCAGAAAAAGGCTAAGAAACAGGATTAA
- the LOC107475660 gene encoding uncharacterized protein LOC107475660, translating into MEIFPEHVRHLWNEWELRTLVLISLTWQVILIRHGSRRKHARGSFVSFLVWVTYLSADWLATVSLGTLANDQGDQCKQDSNHALQALWAPFLLLHLGGPDTITAYALEDNILWIRHLLGLLVQVSVAFYIYIRSWSTSALTFIAIPVFVSGIIKYAERTWVLRSASPEQLEESLLSAPAIQAPDLDRSYGNPELEYVHRGYYLFPVLRRLYANLSLRFAESQRTYKLMVKKEHVDDEEKQSNYAFKLVEVQLGFLYDLLYTKATTIYTLPGLIFRFISVLSTVSALASCVVFLNVHEHEYSGVDISITYCLFIGAILLELYALVSLLFSDWTLNWLVNKQSSLQNFICRALSRCQKRWSGELAQHNLLNFCIKKRVTRCLGNDFLFRIYFPMELYWQRTWEDVDTDLKQFIFILLKRNQREYGLKRFDYNFLKDLLSYKGDHALRFHGEIMWSVEVEFGHSILIWHIATDICYHSTKAAEYQKKKWEASKRISNYMLYLLLMHPFMLPKWINRITHIRNTFREAIRILQREQLSVKDAASASKLLIQMNTQSHRPLEQLRREKAGKSLLHEGCRLALQLQNIYSPCDIICDVWLEMLTYAASQCDWGAHAQQLRRGGEFLTHVCLLMAELGLSKQFDIGRKESSVESQDDGWGCLKSRFLSSYK; encoded by the coding sequence ATGGAGATCTTCCCGGAACATGTGCGACATCTGTGGAACGAATGGGAGCTGCGGACGCTGGTTTTGATAAGCCTCACATGGCAGGTTATCCTCATCAGACATGGCTCTCGGAGGAAGCATGCCCGCGGCAGCTTTGTTAGCTTTCTCGTTTGGGTTACATATCTGTCAGCAGATTGGTTAGCCACAGTCTCGCTCGGCACACTTGCCAACGACCAGGGAGACCAATGCAAACAAGATAGCAATCATGCGCTGCAGGCCCTTTGGGCTCCTTTCCTCCTCTTGCATCTCGGCGGCCCTGACACAATCACCGCTTATGCCTTAGAAGACAACATCTTGTGGATAAGGCATTTACTCGGTCTACTTGTCCAAGTTTCTGTCGCCTTTTACATCTACATAAGATCTTGGAGCACCAGTGCGTTGACTTTTATAGCCATACCAGTGTTTGTTTCCGGGATCATAAAGTATGCAGAGCGCACTTGGGTTCTGAGATCGGCTAGCCCGGAACAACTTGAAGAATCTTTGCTCTCCGCTCCTGCCATACAAGCTCCAGATCTCGATCGTTCTTATGGCAACCCCGAGCTGGAGTATGTTCACAGAGGATACTACTTGTTTCCTGTTCTCAGGCGTCTCTACGCAAATCTGAGCCTAAGGTTCGCAGAGAGTCAGCGAACCTACAAATTGATGGTGAAAAAGGAACATGTGGACGATGAGGAGAAACAGagtaattatgcttttaaattgGTTGAGGTCCAGTTGGGTTTTCTATATGACTTGCTTTACACAAAAGCAACTACAATTTACACTCTACCGGGTCTCATTTTCCGATTCATTAGTGTTCTATCCACAGTGTCTGCTCTAGCTTCATGTGTTGTCTTCCTTAATGTTCATGAGCATGAGTACTCAGGGGTTGACATTTCTATAACATATTGTTTATTTATTGGGGCTATTTTACTTGAGCTTTATGCACTTGTGTCCCTTCTTTTCTCTGATTGGACTTTGAATTGGCTAGTCAACAAGCAAAGTTCACTGCAGAATTTCATATGCCGGGCTTTGTCTCGTTGTCAGAAAAGATGGTCAGGAGAGTTAGCTCAACACAACTTGTTGAATTTTTGCATAAAGAAGAGGGTAACAAGATGTCTCGGAAATGATTTTCTTTTCAGAATCTATTTTCCGATGGAATTATACTGGCAAAGGACATGGGAAGATGTAGATACTGATCTCAAACAGTTTATCTTTATACTTCTCAAAAGAAATCAAAGGGAGTACGGTTTAAAGCGATTTGACTACAATTTTCTCAAGGATTTGCTTTCTTATAAAGGTGACCATGCTTTGAGGTTTCACGGAGAGATAATGTGGAGCGTTGAGGTTGAATTCGGTCATAGCATACTCATCTGGCATATTGCAACCGACATATGCTATCATTCTACAAAAGCAGCAgaatatcaaaagaaaaaatgggaAGCGAGTAAGAGGATTTCCAATTATATGTTGTATCTTTTACTCATGCATCCCTTCATGCTGCCTAAATGGATCAACAGGATTACACACATTCGGAACACTTTCAGGGAAGCCATAAGGATATTGCAGCGCGAGCAGCTATCGGTGAAAGATGCTGCAAGCGCTTCGAAATTGCTGATTCAAATGAACACGCAGAGTCACCGGCCACTCGAACAACTCCGAAGGGAAAAGGCTGGCAAGTCTTTGCTACATGAAGGGTGCCGCCTTGCTTTACAGCTTCAAAATATATACAGTCCATGTGACATAATTTGTGATGTGTGGTTAGAGATGCTTACTTATGCTGCAAGTCAGTGTGACTGGGGGGCGCATGCTCAGCAACTCCGAAGAGGAGGAGAATTTCTGACTCATGTTTGTCTTCTCATGGCGGAACTTGGTTTGAGCAAACAATTTGACATTGGCCGGAAGGAAAGCAGCGTAGAAAGCCAAGATGATGGATGGGGATGCCTAAAAAGTAGATTTCTCAGTTCTTATAAGTGA
- the LOC107475661 gene encoding uncharacterized protein LOC107475661, translating to MQIFSAHVRNLWNEWEIRVLVLLSLTFQVILIIFGSKRKHARNSFISIIVWLIYLSADWIATVSLGTLANNLGDENGGKEEDRNKMLQSLWAPFLLLHLGGPDTITAYALEDNTLWLRHLLGLLVQASVAFYIFLLSWTTGALSIITVPVFVSGIEKYAERTWVLRSTSSDQFEDSLILAPTPQPLDLKHVPHDSELQFLHQGYSLFPMLKRLYASLSLRFAEGQRNYSLMVKKNKKDEIIDVLQQSYRAFKLVEVQLSFLYDVLYTKAPVIYSLPGLVFRSISIFSIVSALVAFVVFVDTNHLSKVDVCITYALFVGAVSLELYAFISLILSDWTMRWLTKKKSSLQSFIICWASHQGRKRWSGCMSQHNLLSFCMKKRVANFIGIDLIFRIYLGIELYWQRQWKQVDNNLKKLIFQEIEERHKEYDESRFDYNHLKELLSYRGNHALTNSNCFDQIGWSVEVEFGHSLLIWHIATDICYDAASEDDKNNNYNCKASKSLSDYMLYVLLMRPFLLPKWIDRITHVRDSFREAIRILQRKQFLVKNYADASRMLIQMYRQSYQPLKNQRGDKSGKSVLIEGCRLALQLQDLGCSWEMICKVWIEMLTYAASNCEWGSHAQQLRRGGELLTHVCLLMADLGLNQQFDIGRKGLHKESQTDGWGWVKCKIIDPYGY from the coding sequence ATGCAGATATTCTCAGCACATGTAAGAAATCTATGGAATGAATGGGAGATCCGTGTGCTGGTTTTACTGAGCCTAACATTCCAAGTTATCCTCATCATATTCGGTTCTAAGAGGAAACATGCCAGAAACAGCTTCATCAGCATAATTGTCTGGTTAATATACCTCTCAGCAGATTGGATCGCCACAGTTTCCCTTGGAACTCTTGCCAACAACCTTGGGGACGAGAATGGAGGAAAAGAAGAGGACAGGAACAAAATGCTGCAGTCTCTGTGGGCACCCTTTTTGCTCTTGCATCTCGGTGGCCCTGACACAATAACTGCTTATGCCTTAGAAGACAACACCTTATGGCTAAGGCACTTGCTTGGCCTCCTTGTCCAAGCTTCGGTAGCATTTTACATCTTCCTATTATCTTGGACCACTGGCGCTTTATCTATCATTACCGTGCCGGTGTTTGTCTCTGGGATTGAAAAGTATGCTGAGCGCACTTGGGTTCTGAGATCAACTAGCTCTGACCAATTTGAAGATTCTCTAATCTTAGCTCCAACTCCGCAGCCCCTGGATTTGAAGCATGTTCCACATGATTCTGAGCTTCAATTCCTTCATCAAGGGTATTCCTTGTTTCCGATGCTCAAGCGTCTCTATGCAAGTCTAAGTCTTCGGTTCGCAGAAGGACAACGAAACTACTCCTTGATGgtaaagaagaacaaaaaggatGAAATTATCGATGTCCTACAACAGAGTTATCGTGCTTTTAAGTTGGTTGAGGTCCAACTATCATTTCTTTATGATGTTTTGTATACCAAGGCTCCTGTAATTTATTCTCTACCTGGCCTCGTCTTTCGATCCATCAGCATCTTCTCTATTGTGTCTGCTTTGGTAGCATTTGTTGTCTTTGTTGACACTAATCACTTGTCAAAGGTTGATGTTTGCATAACATATGCCTTATTTGTTGGTGCCGTTTCACTTGAGCTTTATGCATTTATTTCGCTCATTCTTTCGGACTGGACTATGCGATGGCTAACCAAGAAGAAAAGCTCACTGCAGAGCTTCATAATCTGTTGGGCTTCGCATCAAGGTCGAAAGAGGTGGTCAGGTTGCATGTCTCAACACAACTTACTGAGCTTTTGCATGAAGAAGAGGGTAGCAAACTTTATTGGAATTGACTTGATTTTCAGAATCTACCTTGGGATTGAATTGTACTGGCAAAGGCAATGGAAGCAAGTAGATAACAATTTGAAGAAGCTAATCTTTCAAGAAATCGAAGAAAGACACAAGGAATACGATGAGAGTAGATTCGACTATAACCATCTCAAGGAATTGCTCTCATATAGGGGTAATCATGCTCTCACCAATAGTAATTGTTTTGATCAGATTGGTTGGAGTGTAGAGGTTGAATTTGGTCACAGCCTCCTCATTTGGCACATAGCAACTGATATATGCTATGATGCTGCTTCAGAAGATGATAAGAACAACAACTACAATTGCAAAGCGAGCAAGAGTTTATCGGATTACATGCTGTATGTTCTACTAATGCGTCCATTCTTGCTGCCTAAATGGATAGACAGGATCACCCATGTTCGAGATTCATTTAGGGAAGCCATAAGGATATTGCAGCGAAAGCAGTTTCTGGTAAAAAATTATGCAGATGCTTCCAGAATGCTGATCCAAATGTATAGACAGAGTTATCAGCCGCTCAAAAATCAAAGAGGAGACAAGAGTGGCAAGTCTGTGCTGATTGAGGGCTGCCGTCTTGCTTTGCAGTTACAGGATCTTGGATGTTCATGGGAAATGATTTGTAAAGTGTGGATAGAGATGTTGACTTATGCTGCAAGTAACTGCGAATGGGGTTCGCACGCGCAGCAGCTTCGAAGGGGAGGAGAATTGCTCACACATGTTTGTCTTCTCATGGCGGATCTTGGCTTAAACCAACAATTTGATATTGGAAGGAAGGGGCTTCATAAAGAAAGCCAAACTGATGGATGGGGATGGGTCAAATGTAAAATTATTGATCCTTATGGATACTAG